The nucleotide window TCGTCAACATGTAAAAGTACTGCTCGTAGGCCCGGCGCCACCGCAGCATGTGCTCGAGCTGCTCTTCGTTGATCTTGTCCAATAGACCCGAATCGCATGAGGTTTGGTCGCACACGGACCCGTCCGGCTTTGTTTCGTCTTTTGCCACTTTGTCTTCGGGCTTGGTCACGACGACCCAGAGCTGCTTGATGTGGTGGGGCGCTGCCGTGAACTCTGGGTCGCGGGGAGGTGTTTGGCCGGGGGGAAGCCGGAGAAGGTCGTTGACAGAACGCTCGTGAGACTTGCCATCGCTGTAGACCTGAATGGCCTTGGCTCCGGTGCCGACGCCGAGCAACCGAGGTAGCCCCATGCGAGGCCCCGCCTGACCCTGAAACTTGCCCTCGACGGCCTCGGGTCCAATCATGTCGTCCACGCCCACCTCGTAGACCCGAATCTTTGCCTCAGTGACGGGGGCGAAGCCCATTAGCCACAGCTCGAGGGGGTTGAACACAGACAACCGCTGGCCCCGAAAGGGAGGCGAGCCTGCCTGGAAGGCGGCAGGGCCTCCGTTTGAGGCCGTTCCGTTTCCGTTCTCGAACCAGTTCGCACCGCCTCCCATGAGGGACCCGTCCATGTCCAGGAACGAGTTCCAGATGCGTGGACGCAGAACGTTGAAGTTCGGAGACCTGACGACCTGGGCGTTGGCGGGAGAAGTGCTCCACATCCCCGTGGCTCGATCGAACTGAGCGTAGGGCGGACGGACGCTGGCGACCAGGTTCGTCTTGTTGTCAGGGCAGACCGACAGCGCGGGCTCGCCAAAGGCGAGGGGGTTCTTCATGGGGTCGTCGATGACGCGGGTTCCAGAGACCTGGTTCAAATCCAGCAAAGGCCTTCCCCCAGTGGGCAGCTCGAGCACTGGATCCTTTACGGACCCTGTCGCGCCTCCATCTGGGGCTCCGCCATCAGGCGGAGTCCCGCCCGCGGGCGGGGAGCCTGCAAGCCGCTCTGGCACCGCGAAACCGTTATCAGGGTTAGGGGGGGAGCACTGGCTTCGTTGCATGCCGTCGAAGGCGAACCAGTTGTCTCCCTGAAGTTCGAGCTCCTCTCTCAGGTACGGGCCGAACATCTGAGAGGTGGCTTGCGCCAAGGCCTGATAGCCGTTGAAGTAGTCGTAGCAGAGTGAGTTTGTGTCGCAGAGGCGGTAGCGAACCTCGAAGCCTGGAACGCCGGCCGGGTCGGGAAGCGGCCACCATTTCAGCACCTCAGGAACTTGGCTTCCCCGGGGAGGCACGTACGTGCCGAAGTTAGTGGTGCTTCCCCCGGTCAGGTAACCCACCCAGGGAATGCCCGGCACACGCGACTTACGGTCGATACCGATGCCGCCGACATCGCTCACCCCACTGGCGCCGCCCTCGCGATAGAAGAACATGCGCACGACGGATCCCGCGCCGAACACGCTCGCGGCTTCGGAGTCCGCGTAGAAGAACACGACTTGATCCCACTCGGGAATCGGAGCGCCTGAGTCATTGAGGGTCTTCAGGAACTTATCAACCACCTTTTGGCGGTCAAAGTTGCAGTTCCAACGGAAGATGCCTTGGTCTCTCAGGGAGCCTGACCTGCAGCCGCTGCGGTCCAAAAGGTCAGGGGTGCCCGCGAGGATGAAGAGGTCGTCCTTGACGCAATCAACCTTCTTCGTGTCGGTACACTGAAGTGCTGCTGGAACCGCATGGGCCTGGGTTTGGCCCAGTAGCAGGCCCACCAACACGACCGCACTTTGGGTCTTGAACACTTTGCGAACCTGGGGAGCTGAAGAGCCGAAAACACGCATGGGAATTACTCACCGGGGAAGGGGTAAAAAGCCGGATCCTTGCGGCATGCATCGAACTGGTAGGTTTTGTCCTTCCCGTCCGAGTCCTGCCCGTCCGGAATTGCGATGGTTTGGCAGGTGCTATCGGCGGCTGCGTCCTTGCCCGTGAAGTCATCCGAAAAGTAGGCGGGCGTGGCGTACTGGCAGCGAGCCTTCGAGAAAGCCGCGCCTTCGGAGACGTTGCAGTCTCGAAGGCAGTATTCACCGCCGCTCTCGGCAAACTCGTTCCGTACAGGCATGCACCGAAACCCGGGCATCAGTTCGGCTCCGCAGCGGCTATCGAGGGGCATATCGATCTCCACGGGCGTCTTTCTGCCCTCAGCGTTCTCCACCTCGATGGTGACCTTCACCGTTTCCGCTTGCCTGAGGTTGGCGAGGCGGCTGTTACAGGTCAAGTAGCAGCCGCCGATGCCCGAGACCGGATCTCCCAGGCACCCGTAGAGCCGCTCGTTGCTCACTTCGACCAAGCGCGCCCCGTTGCTCTGAAGCTCCTGGCGCTTCGCCAGCCAAGCGGGGTCCACGATGCCCTCGACCCCGGCGCGGCCTCGATTGAGAACGAACCACTGCTCCACCCGGTCTCCTGGAACGTCCGGGGCATCTGGCCTGTCCTCCGCGACAACTGTTTGGCAGCTCGCCACGGTTGGCGCGCAGTAGGCACCCCAGCGCACGCGCTTGGGCTCGCAGGCGGGATCCGTTCTGATGCCTTGCAACCGGGAGCAAACCAGCCCCAGGCTTTGGCAAGGGTCATTGTCAGGAGTAGCCTCGGAACAACCGATCCGCGCGCCGGTGAGGGGCAGGTTCATCACCACGCCCTCTCTCGGCTCCGTGCGGGGGCTCAGGCGCGAGTCGTCAACTTTGGAGATGTTCCTGAACCCGGCACTTTCGATGAAGCCGTCAGTTACCTCTTGCCCGAAGTCCGTTACGTCGATGTTCCACCACCAGCGGATGGGCCGGTAGCCCAGAGGATCCCCTTTTGTTCGTCTCGGTTTTGCTCCGGCCGTGATGAAGTAGTCCAGGTAGAACGACTCGGATCGGGCGCGGAGCCGCGGGATGAAGATTTGGCCGATGGGTGCCACGACTTGGCGGCGTGCTGCCGTACCCTCGCCCAAGGTGAACTGGTCCGTGTCGAGCACGGTGAGGCGTTCGTCATCGACTCCGTCCGGATCCAGCGTCGTCTTGTAGAGCTCGTAGGTGTCCTTTCCTTCTGCTCCAGGCGTCGTTCTCCCCAAAGAAGGCCAGCCGTTCACCAGGTAGCAGTCAACACGCTTGCGTCGGTACCAAAGCTCCACCAAGGGCTGCGGGTTACGCCTTTGCGAGGTGTCGTAGGCATCAATGGTCGGAATCACCAGGGAGCGGGAATCCACCAGAGGACAGTTGATCACGTGCCCCGTCTGTTTCAGCTTGAAGTCTCCTTGCTCTCGGTCCCAACCCTTCTCGAGCGTCTCCCAGCTCTTGATCGCATCGGGCTCGTAGCCGGAGGGGGCAATGACGGTCACCACTTCCCAGAGGCCTGAGTAGTCTTGTTGTAGCAAGGCCTCGTTTCGATCGAAAATCACGTTTACGATGGGCCGCTGGTAATC belongs to Myxococcales bacterium and includes:
- a CDS encoding thrombospondin type 3 repeat-containing protein; translation: MRVFGSSAPQVRKVFKTQSAVVLVGLLLGQTQAHAVPAALQCTDTKKVDCVKDDLFILAGTPDLLDRSGCRSGSLRDQGIFRWNCNFDRQKVVDKFLKTLNDSGAPIPEWDQVVFFYADSEAASVFGAGSVVRMFFYREGGASGVSDVGGIGIDRKSRVPGIPWVGYLTGGSTTNFGTYVPPRGSQVPEVLKWWPLPDPAGVPGFEVRYRLCDTNSLCYDYFNGYQALAQATSQMFGPYLREELELQGDNWFAFDGMQRSQCSPPNPDNGFAVPERLAGSPPAGGTPPDGGAPDGGATGSVKDPVLELPTGGRPLLDLNQVSGTRVIDDPMKNPLAFGEPALSVCPDNKTNLVASVRPPYAQFDRATGMWSTSPANAQVVRSPNFNVLRPRIWNSFLDMDGSLMGGGANWFENGNGTASNGGPAAFQAGSPPFRGQRLSVFNPLELWLMGFAPVTEAKIRVYEVGVDDMIGPEAVEGKFQGQAGPRMGLPRLLGVGTGAKAIQVYSDGKSHERSVNDLLRLPPGQTPPRDPEFTAAPHHIKQLWVVVTKPEDKVAKDETKPDGSVCDQTSCDSGLLDKINEEQLEHMLRWRRAYEQYFYMLTSYRGRMRTTFDQAYDDSAYWEFMQKVDDERTFTPAGGLSMVVSGPKQDLNSPAILSYANINTPGADGTLQFTTHNQQLPVRIDGRIAEREPEVANVKGERFVVYGDNALLVRMALPLRDRDPQKQPKATAIVQLKDGPTIRIPTDNPAVQDSDTERKPYLVWDGKFHTYAVDLRKVPEYAGKTFDGFTFTPSTEATPDCDVQNLDDPDCIKLDYIRFTNVATPGDADDDDKDCLGQDQPDGFIGLEDNCPRLYNPDQADVDGNGVGDACEDFDLDAIVNKCDNCPTLTNARQSNKDKDGLGDICDPDFKGGCFMQPDSVAGNQGNPAAVPLVIFGLTVAGIGAFRLGRRRKK